One genomic segment of Rubritalea squalenifaciens DSM 18772 includes these proteins:
- the hprK gene encoding HPr(Ser) kinase/phosphatase, translating into MARKTKRIPHISVGKFYENHGEDLKLELITSDHGFERTISEPAVNRPGLALAGFLEHFAKNRVQVLGNSEVSYLHSQPSAVRVQRVKDICSTGVPCLVVCRGAKLEQDMINAAESLNTPIFKTPRSTMRFANAATFHLEHEFARTTTAHGCMIDYRGIGVLIKGKSGAGKSETAIGLIERGGALIADDHVKIRNVNGQLTAFTEGFSRGFIEMRGIGIINVTNIYGLGSLRPDAPLDLIVNLRPHSDLNEVDRLGITREKENVLGVEVPCVDIPVAPGRDTVRLVAVTALELQLRRMGFDMAEEFNHRLQEKLAAQQNHF; encoded by the coding sequence ATGGCGCGGAAGACCAAACGTATCCCTCACATCAGTGTCGGTAAATTCTATGAAAATCACGGAGAAGATCTCAAACTAGAGCTCATCACCTCAGATCACGGCTTCGAACGCACCATCTCTGAGCCCGCAGTGAACCGCCCCGGATTGGCCCTAGCTGGCTTTTTGGAGCATTTCGCCAAAAATCGGGTTCAAGTCCTTGGAAACTCTGAAGTTTCCTACCTACACTCGCAACCCTCAGCAGTGCGCGTGCAGCGAGTCAAGGACATCTGCAGCACTGGCGTCCCCTGCCTAGTCGTATGCCGTGGAGCCAAACTTGAGCAAGATATGATCAACGCTGCCGAGTCACTCAACACCCCCATCTTCAAAACTCCCCGCAGCACGATGCGATTCGCAAACGCAGCAACCTTTCACCTGGAACATGAGTTTGCACGCACCACGACAGCCCATGGGTGCATGATCGACTACCGCGGTATCGGCGTACTTATCAAAGGCAAGAGCGGCGCAGGTAAGAGTGAGACAGCCATTGGTTTGATTGAGCGCGGAGGCGCCCTGATCGCTGATGACCATGTAAAAATCCGTAATGTCAACGGCCAGCTCACCGCCTTCACCGAAGGCTTCTCAAGAGGCTTCATCGAAATGCGAGGTATCGGCATCATCAACGTCACCAATATCTATGGCCTAGGCTCTTTGCGCCCCGACGCTCCACTAGATCTCATCGTCAACCTCAGACCCCACAGCGACTTGAACGAAGTCGACCGATTGGGAATCACTCGAGAAAAAGAGAACGTACTCGGAGTCGAAGTCCCCTGCGTAGACATCCCTGTGGCTCCGGGACGAGACACCGTACGTCTAGTCGCCGTGACCGCCTTGGAACTTCAGCTTCGCAGGATGGGATTTGACATGGCTGAGGAGTTCAATCACCGCCTTCAGGAGAAACTCGCGGCCCAGCAAAACCATTTTTAG
- the aroC gene encoding chorismate synthase, translating to MSSTLGQLFRISTWGESHGVGVGVNIDGCPPMLEISQEDIQKELDRRRPGQSDIVTPRKEGDVCEILSGVFEGKTLGSPIGILVRNKDQRPSSYDEMKDKYRPSHADYTYDAKYGIRAWHGGGRASARETIGRVAAAAVAKKVTDSLCPGIETIAYVKSIKDLEANVDPDTVTFDQVESNIVRTGDPAMVDPMINLIKEVRSEGNSVGGVVECVIRNVPAGLGAPVFDKLEADLAKAMMSLPATKGFEIGSGFGGTLLTGREHNDHFFMEGDKVRTKTNRSGGVQGGISNGENIIFRVAFKPTATIMTEQPTVSTSHEDTELKGRGRHDACVLPRAVPMVEAMANLILVDHLLRQRAQCGL from the coding sequence ATGTCCAGCACACTTGGCCAACTATTTCGTATTTCCACTTGGGGTGAATCCCATGGCGTAGGCGTAGGCGTCAATATCGACGGCTGCCCTCCAATGCTCGAAATCTCTCAAGAAGACATCCAGAAAGAACTCGACCGCCGCCGCCCAGGCCAGTCCGACATCGTCACCCCTCGCAAGGAAGGAGATGTGTGCGAAATCCTCTCTGGCGTATTTGAAGGCAAGACTCTCGGCTCACCGATCGGCATCCTCGTCCGCAACAAGGACCAGCGACCTTCTTCCTATGATGAAATGAAGGACAAATACCGCCCTTCTCACGCGGACTACACCTATGACGCTAAGTACGGCATCCGAGCCTGGCACGGTGGCGGACGTGCTTCTGCACGTGAGACTATCGGCCGTGTAGCCGCTGCTGCAGTTGCCAAGAAAGTCACCGATTCACTCTGCCCGGGCATTGAAACCATTGCCTACGTCAAGTCCATCAAGGACCTCGAGGCAAATGTCGACCCTGACACCGTAACATTCGACCAGGTAGAATCCAACATCGTCCGCACCGGCGATCCAGCCATGGTGGATCCGATGATCAACCTGATCAAGGAAGTCCGTTCGGAGGGTAACTCTGTCGGCGGAGTGGTAGAGTGCGTGATCCGCAACGTCCCCGCTGGCCTCGGCGCTCCAGTTTTCGACAAGCTCGAGGCAGACCTAGCCAAAGCCATGATGTCTCTCCCTGCCACCAAAGGCTTTGAAATCGGCTCTGGATTCGGCGGCACACTCCTTACCGGCCGCGAGCACAACGACCACTTCTTCATGGAAGGCGATAAAGTCCGCACCAAAACCAACCGCTCCGGCGGTGTACAAGGCGGCATCTCCAACGGGGAAAATATCATCTTCCGCGTCGCCTTCAAACCGACTGCGACTATCATGACCGAACAGCCTACAGTCTCCACTAGCCACGAAGACACAGAGCTGAAGGGCAGAGGCCGCCACGATGCCTGCGTTCTCCCGCGTGCAGTCCCGATGGTAGAGGCCATGGCTAACCTGATCCTCGTAGATCACCTACTTCGCCAGCGCGCGCAGTGTGGTCTATAA
- a CDS encoding vWA domain-containing protein, translated as MAFILIATVTKSTPEIITFQAPSSTNEVVDRPEITNQVERKPSSPSSSMASVIVSNAASPVSVPKVDVDTPEPSLDFGDGDDFGAGWGSGGSGTGAAGGSGATFFEQSVKAEKICFVIDYSQSMTGRRIQLLKEELKKSVENLPESVQYQLIFFAGPAWVAGDRVEMAKDRKSAVVLHQDSELDWKSSGGAHNWDTRGRKMRPQWKPATKDNIQRSLSAIQSTPLVWGTAWEAPIEMALDMNPAPDVVFFMTDGSAGPDSEKIAKRMGHRAKRRGVVVNTIALMEPQVKGAMATLAQETGGAFSLVDQNGKSTVIVKPKEK; from the coding sequence ATGGCCTTTATTTTGATCGCCACGGTGACCAAGTCGACGCCTGAAATTATTACCTTTCAAGCTCCATCTTCTACAAATGAGGTGGTAGATAGGCCGGAAATCACCAATCAGGTGGAAAGAAAACCATCTTCTCCATCTTCATCCATGGCATCAGTGATTGTTTCAAACGCAGCCTCACCAGTGTCTGTTCCCAAAGTTGATGTAGACACTCCTGAGCCTTCCTTGGATTTTGGTGATGGTGATGACTTTGGTGCAGGTTGGGGTAGTGGTGGATCTGGTACTGGTGCTGCCGGAGGTAGTGGTGCTACCTTCTTTGAGCAATCAGTGAAGGCTGAAAAGATCTGCTTCGTAATTGACTACTCACAATCCATGACTGGTCGACGTATTCAGCTGCTTAAAGAGGAGCTGAAGAAGTCTGTTGAGAATCTTCCAGAGAGTGTTCAGTATCAGCTGATCTTCTTTGCTGGTCCAGCATGGGTCGCAGGGGACAGGGTGGAGATGGCCAAGGACAGAAAGTCTGCAGTGGTTCTCCATCAGGATAGTGAACTTGATTGGAAGTCAAGCGGTGGTGCTCACAACTGGGATACTAGGGGGAGAAAAATGAGGCCACAGTGGAAGCCTGCCACTAAGGATAATATTCAGCGTAGCCTCAGTGCTATCCAAAGTACTCCATTGGTGTGGGGAACTGCTTGGGAGGCTCCAATCGAAATGGCTCTTGATATGAATCCTGCACCGGATGTGGTTTTCTTCATGACTGATGGTAGTGCTGGTCCTGATTCCGAGAAAATTGCCAAGCGCATGGGGCATAGGGCCAAGCGTCGTGGTGTAGTGGTTAATACCATTGCTCTGATGGAGCCACAGGTGAAAGGGGCGATGGCTACTTTGGCTCAGGAGACTGGTGGGGCATTCTCACTCGTTGATCAAAACGGTAAGAGTACCGTGATTGTTAAGCCCAAGGAAAAATAA
- a CDS encoding phosphatidate cytidylyltransferase, whose product MSEAKKSKAQVFGARLFSTVLLAVIVSATFFSGNAWAFMGLIAFLSIASSLEYFRMTKLGEIPSMQKWGVTLSALYAISVSIVFAREGVFGYATVHYLDTVFISILVLGAFIWQLRKAVDGMKPLIEVATTVLGFIYIPILFGFVAKLCFLPGLVQFKANMPEVPGAWLVLWVVAVTKCTDIGAYCTGTLIGKNKMIPHISPGKTWEGFYGSIVISLGVGCALYAWKAQELAIFGGWTHVIILGVLLPLLTVVGDLAESVIKRSLSVKDSGNTLPGIGGALDLIDSICFTAPVAFLYLMWFV is encoded by the coding sequence ATGAGTGAAGCTAAGAAAAGTAAGGCACAGGTATTTGGTGCGAGGTTGTTCAGTACCGTACTTCTGGCTGTCATCGTTTCCGCTACTTTTTTTAGCGGCAATGCTTGGGCATTTATGGGGCTGATCGCTTTTCTCTCGATAGCCTCCAGTCTTGAATATTTTCGCATGACCAAGCTGGGAGAGATTCCCAGTATGCAAAAGTGGGGCGTGACGCTCAGTGCGCTTTATGCGATTTCCGTGAGCATCGTTTTTGCCAGAGAGGGAGTTTTTGGCTACGCGACGGTTCATTATCTCGACACGGTATTCATCAGTATCCTGGTGTTAGGTGCGTTTATCTGGCAATTGCGCAAGGCTGTTGATGGCATGAAGCCGCTCATCGAGGTGGCTACAACCGTGCTGGGTTTCATTTATATACCGATACTGTTTGGTTTTGTGGCCAAGCTTTGCTTTCTGCCCGGACTGGTGCAGTTTAAAGCTAATATGCCTGAAGTGCCAGGAGCGTGGTTGGTGCTCTGGGTGGTGGCCGTGACAAAGTGTACAGATATTGGCGCCTACTGCACGGGAACTTTGATCGGGAAGAACAAGATGATTCCTCACATTAGCCCAGGTAAGACTTGGGAAGGTTTCTATGGCTCGATTGTAATCTCGCTTGGAGTTGGCTGTGCTCTCTATGCATGGAAAGCTCAGGAATTAGCAATCTTCGGGGGCTGGACGCATGTCATTATTCTCGGAGTTCTTCTGCCACTCCTAACTGTTGTTGGTGATCTGGCGGAGAGTGTCATCAAGCGCAGTTTGAGTGTGAAGGACAGTGGTAACACACTGCCTGGCATTGGCGGGGCCTTGGATTTGATTGATAGTATTTGTTTCACGGCTCCGGTCGCGTTCTTGTATCTGATGTGGTTTGTATAG
- the ptsP gene encoding phosphoenolpyruvate--protein phosphotransferase translates to MPLIPNNQEVIFEGTPVSPGLAFAPVHVIARGMTAPEVYEISPNKVEAEKFRFAEALDRTKGQINQLQKHINDISGEAEGRIFEAHIMILEDKTLTKRVDKAIEERRQNAEYAFYAVIQNYVEAMRRVNDPYLSERAVDIDDIAQRVLRNFSASEQEEGDDSPDHQHLVIAYDLTPSDTASMDRSRTLGFATEQGSINSHTAILARSLGIPAVVGLKGAVIEVQSLSFAILDGYEGKMIINPKPSTIAAYQNLKDQKDKGDQELSSLRGRDTHTTDERKITLSANVEFKHEFPQVEESGAEGIGLFRTEFYLLSGGEIPDEQRQYEVYAEAAKCTSPHQAIIRTLDAGGDKLPAEPLPEPEPNPFLGWRGIRVSLARRGMFKEQLRAILRASAHGRIGVMFPLVSGIGELIAAKSALHECMDELDRERIPYDPGIEIGVMIEVPSAAIMADELAKEVDFFSIGTNDLIQYTIAVDRVNPHVAGLYKPTNPAVIRLIKRTVEAANANGIWTGVCGEMASDLNLIPLLIGLGVDELSVGTHQLPKIKKAIRSLSHAACSVMADEALACRFSSEVLELSVDLAKRSYPSLM, encoded by the coding sequence ATGCCACTAATCCCAAACAACCAGGAAGTGATCTTTGAGGGCACTCCCGTATCTCCGGGGTTAGCATTTGCACCTGTGCACGTCATTGCCCGTGGCATGACAGCTCCTGAGGTCTACGAGATCTCACCGAACAAAGTTGAAGCTGAAAAATTTCGATTTGCTGAAGCACTTGATCGCACCAAAGGACAGATCAACCAACTACAGAAGCACATCAACGATATCTCCGGCGAGGCTGAAGGCCGGATCTTCGAGGCTCACATCATGATCCTTGAGGACAAGACACTCACCAAACGAGTAGACAAGGCTATCGAGGAAAGAAGGCAAAATGCCGAATACGCCTTCTACGCCGTCATTCAAAACTACGTCGAAGCCATGCGTAGGGTAAACGACCCCTACCTATCGGAACGAGCCGTAGATATTGATGACATCGCCCAACGCGTTCTGAGAAACTTCTCCGCATCTGAGCAAGAGGAGGGCGATGACTCACCTGACCATCAGCATTTGGTGATCGCCTACGACCTGACTCCGTCAGACACGGCCTCCATGGATCGCAGCCGCACACTTGGCTTCGCTACGGAACAAGGCAGCATCAACTCCCACACCGCGATTCTAGCCCGCTCCCTTGGCATTCCAGCCGTAGTGGGCCTCAAAGGAGCCGTGATTGAGGTACAATCTCTAAGCTTCGCCATTCTGGACGGCTACGAGGGTAAGATGATCATCAACCCCAAGCCATCCACCATTGCGGCTTACCAGAACCTCAAGGACCAGAAAGATAAGGGAGACCAAGAACTTTCCAGTCTACGAGGAAGAGACACCCACACGACCGACGAGAGAAAAATCACCCTCTCTGCCAACGTGGAATTCAAGCACGAGTTCCCACAGGTCGAAGAAAGCGGCGCAGAAGGCATTGGCCTCTTCCGCACGGAATTCTATCTACTCAGCGGCGGCGAAATCCCAGACGAACAACGCCAGTATGAAGTTTATGCGGAAGCCGCAAAATGCACTTCCCCGCATCAGGCCATTATTCGCACGCTAGACGCGGGCGGCGACAAACTACCAGCCGAGCCGCTACCTGAGCCCGAACCAAACCCGTTCTTAGGATGGCGTGGCATTCGCGTATCACTTGCCCGCAGAGGCATGTTCAAAGAGCAGCTCAGAGCCATCCTACGCGCAAGCGCGCATGGACGCATCGGCGTCATGTTCCCTCTCGTCTCCGGCATTGGTGAACTGATTGCAGCCAAGAGCGCACTCCACGAGTGCATGGACGAACTCGACAGAGAACGCATCCCGTACGATCCAGGCATCGAAATCGGCGTGATGATCGAAGTTCCCTCTGCCGCCATCATGGCTGACGAACTAGCCAAGGAAGTAGACTTTTTCTCTATCGGAACGAATGACCTCATTCAGTACACGATAGCCGTGGACCGAGTGAACCCGCATGTTGCCGGCTTATACAAGCCAACCAACCCTGCCGTCATTCGACTCATCAAGCGCACTGTCGAGGCCGCCAATGCAAATGGCATCTGGACTGGCGTTTGTGGAGAAATGGCCAGCGACCTCAACCTCATACCACTCCTTATCGGGTTGGGTGTCGATGAACTCTCAGTGGGCACCCACCAACTGCCAAAGATCAAGAAGGCCATTCGCTCCCTCTCCCATGCTGCCTGCTCAGTCATGGCCGATGAGGCCCTTGCTTGCCGATTCAGCAGTGAGGTGCTTGAGCTTAGCGTAGACTTGGCTAAACGCTCCTATCCGAGCTTGATGTAA
- a CDS encoding DUF2207 domain-containing protein, producing the protein MSDTQNPYAPPSESNLQSFVPSNTGAYQDNKLLVLTRDFESPPCYIVSGAPIPDGQKTHKKQLTYAHPAYLLLLLLGLLPAIIIILIVQQKLNTKIYYENKLRRKKNLIATVGITCFLVSLALFIAAGTTESALLGFTALALLICWIILAIMSAFLPVIKVKRAKNKIFFVKGAHPDFLALFPPMPPDIFPVK; encoded by the coding sequence ATGAGCGACACTCAAAACCCTTACGCTCCCCCTTCTGAGTCAAATCTGCAGAGCTTTGTACCCTCCAACACAGGTGCATACCAGGACAATAAACTGCTGGTCCTTACAAGAGATTTCGAGAGCCCTCCTTGCTACATCGTCAGCGGAGCTCCGATTCCTGATGGACAAAAAACCCATAAGAAGCAGCTAACGTATGCCCACCCCGCATATCTGCTACTTTTACTGCTAGGCTTATTGCCTGCAATAATCATCATTCTAATCGTCCAGCAAAAGCTAAACACAAAAATCTATTACGAGAATAAGCTAAGACGTAAAAAAAACCTCATAGCCACTGTGGGTATCACGTGCTTTCTAGTTAGCTTAGCACTCTTCATTGCAGCTGGCACTACTGAATCCGCACTACTCGGTTTTACTGCGCTGGCCTTATTGATCTGCTGGATCATACTGGCCATCATGAGCGCGTTCTTGCCAGTCATCAAAGTGAAGCGTGCCAAGAATAAGATCTTCTTCGTCAAGGGCGCACACCCTGACTTTCTGGCACTCTTCCCACCAATGCCGCCAGACATATTCCCAGTTAAATAA
- the gatB gene encoding Asp-tRNA(Asn)/Glu-tRNA(Gln) amidotransferase subunit GatB has product MPREDYIPTIGLEVHCQINSESKMFCSCRAGYGHDPNTNVCPVCLGLPGALPVLNKHAIEQTILAGMLLGCTTPEVSKWDRKNYFYPDMPKNYQLTQFDLPLCMGGEVPLYDLAYHKDAQKHIVNPGKAVKMNRIHLEEDVAKSTHLANASTIDYNRAGTPLMEIVTEPDIDSAEEAYAYLKSLQQILQYGKISDADMEKGQMRCDVNISVRKKGTDELGTKLEIKNLNSISAVRLAIYYEIDRQIEELDMGIEQQQATLRWDPNTGQTSVMRIKEDSHDYRYFPEPDLLPVRTSELVEKMRSHVPELPHEKRDRFVADYGVSTYDAGVLTSEFALADYFEAAATDKKTGKKIANWIINTLLGKLNDTSLTLADNPLKPESIGQLVALVESGQVANNQAKEIFDVLWENPDKEPAAIAKELGFEPADSSEIEGIVDEVIAANPDKVAEIQGGNPKMANWLTGQVMKASKGKANPKIVTEIIQNKLGL; this is encoded by the coding sequence ATGCCTCGCGAAGACTACATCCCAACTATCGGCCTCGAAGTCCACTGCCAGATCAATTCTGAATCCAAGATGTTCTGCTCCTGCCGCGCAGGATATGGTCACGACCCTAACACCAATGTCTGCCCTGTCTGCCTTGGCCTCCCTGGAGCTCTTCCCGTGCTCAACAAGCACGCTATCGAGCAAACCATCCTCGCAGGCATGCTACTCGGCTGCACCACCCCGGAAGTCTCCAAGTGGGACCGTAAGAACTACTTCTACCCGGACATGCCGAAGAACTACCAGCTCACACAGTTCGATCTACCTCTGTGCATGGGCGGTGAAGTACCACTCTACGACCTCGCCTACCACAAGGACGCCCAGAAGCACATCGTCAATCCAGGCAAGGCCGTGAAGATGAACCGCATCCACCTCGAAGAAGATGTGGCCAAATCCACCCACCTCGCCAACGCTTCCACTATCGACTACAACCGTGCCGGCACACCTCTCATGGAGATCGTGACCGAGCCGGACATCGATTCCGCTGAGGAAGCCTACGCCTACCTCAAGTCCCTCCAGCAGATCCTCCAGTACGGCAAGATCTCAGACGCCGACATGGAGAAAGGCCAGATGCGCTGTGACGTAAACATCTCAGTCCGCAAGAAAGGCACAGACGAACTCGGCACCAAGCTTGAAATCAAGAACCTCAACTCCATTTCCGCCGTCCGTCTAGCAATCTACTACGAGATTGATCGCCAGATCGAAGAACTCGACATGGGCATCGAGCAACAGCAGGCCACCCTGCGCTGGGATCCGAATACCGGTCAGACCTCCGTCATGCGTATCAAGGAAGACTCCCACGACTACCGCTACTTTCCAGAGCCTGACCTTCTCCCCGTCCGCACCAGTGAGCTCGTAGAAAAAATGCGCTCCCACGTTCCTGAACTTCCACATGAAAAACGCGACCGCTTCGTCGCTGATTACGGGGTAAGCACATACGACGCCGGTGTTCTCACCTCAGAGTTCGCCCTCGCCGACTACTTCGAAGCGGCTGCCACCGACAAGAAGACAGGCAAGAAGATCGCCAACTGGATCATTAACACTCTTCTCGGCAAACTCAACGACACCAGCCTCACACTCGCTGACAACCCTCTCAAACCTGAATCGATTGGCCAACTCGTCGCCCTGGTCGAATCAGGCCAAGTTGCCAACAACCAGGCCAAGGAAATTTTCGACGTTCTTTGGGAAAACCCAGACAAAGAACCTGCCGCGATCGCCAAGGAGCTTGGCTTCGAGCCTGCAGATAGCTCGGAAATCGAGGGAATCGTCGACGAAGTCATTGCAGCCAACCCCGATAAAGTGGCCGAGATTCAAGGAGGGAACCCTAAGATGGCCAACTGGCTTACCGGACAGGTCATGAAGGCCTCCAAAGGGAAGGCCAACCCGAAAATCGTCACGGAAATCATCCAGAACAAACTTGGTCTCTAG
- a CDS encoding 1-deoxy-D-xylulose-5-phosphate reductoisomerase — MKRKKVVILGSTGSIGTSALKVAQEIPERMEVVGLAAANSVSSLAQQVRETGVKHVAIYNESKESELRAAIPNDVKIYTGLEGLVELSRLEGADMVLVSIVGTAGLYPALAAIEEGKELAVASKEILVMAGELVMGAAAKKGVKVLPVDSEHNAIFQCLDGHRGGEKEISRLILTASGGPFRTWEANRLEGVQLEQALKHPTWEMGRKITIDSATLFNKGLEMIEARWLFDVEMDRVDVIVHPQSIVHSMVEFIDGSVLAQLSTTDMCFPIQYAVTWPERVSNGLKPLNFAELGKLEFEAARRDVFPAIDLAVRAGSVGGTLPAVLNAANEVAVDAFVDRKIGFTDIWRLVGQTMDAHTVGRGITLDELIKADADAREYAASLV; from the coding sequence ATGAAGAGAAAGAAAGTGGTCATTCTGGGGTCGACTGGCTCGATCGGTACCAGTGCTCTGAAAGTGGCTCAGGAGATTCCTGAGAGAATGGAGGTCGTAGGGCTAGCTGCCGCGAACAGCGTGTCTTCATTGGCTCAGCAGGTGAGGGAGACAGGGGTGAAGCATGTTGCCATTTACAATGAATCCAAGGAATCGGAGTTGCGCGCGGCCATTCCAAACGATGTAAAAATCTACACAGGTCTTGAAGGATTAGTGGAGCTCTCTCGTTTAGAGGGGGCTGACATGGTGCTCGTTTCCATCGTCGGTACTGCAGGACTGTATCCGGCTCTGGCGGCGATCGAAGAAGGTAAGGAACTTGCTGTGGCGAGTAAGGAAATCCTTGTGATGGCTGGTGAGCTAGTCATGGGGGCGGCTGCGAAGAAGGGGGTGAAAGTGCTCCCTGTGGATAGTGAGCACAATGCGATTTTTCAGTGTCTAGACGGACATCGTGGAGGTGAGAAAGAGATTTCACGTCTTATACTAACAGCCTCAGGTGGGCCTTTCCGTACCTGGGAGGCTAACAGGTTGGAAGGTGTGCAGTTAGAGCAGGCGCTCAAACATCCGACCTGGGAGATGGGGCGCAAGATCACGATAGATTCTGCAACTCTGTTCAACAAAGGTCTCGAAATGATTGAGGCGCGTTGGTTGTTTGATGTGGAGATGGATCGGGTGGATGTGATTGTCCATCCTCAAAGTATCGTGCACTCCATGGTGGAGTTTATTGACGGCAGTGTCTTGGCTCAACTTAGTACGACAGACATGTGCTTCCCAATCCAGTATGCGGTGACATGGCCTGAGCGGGTCAGTAATGGGCTGAAGCCTTTGAACTTTGCTGAGCTCGGAAAGTTGGAATTTGAGGCTGCCAGAAGGGATGTATTCCCGGCGATTGATCTGGCCGTCAGGGCTGGGAGTGTCGGGGGGACTTTGCCCGCGGTGCTCAATGCAGCTAATGAAGTGGCTGTGGATGCCTTCGTGGATCGTAAGATAGGCTTCACTGATATCTGGAGGCTTGTTGGGCAAACCATGGATGCTCACACGGTGGGCAGAGGTATAACTCTAGATGAGCTGATCAAGGCTGATGCTGACGCCAGAGAGTATGCGGCCAGCTTGGTGTAA
- a CDS encoding OmpP1/FadL family transporter, with amino-acid sequence MSHPRYLAPVAITFLAVHSAHSAGFALQERSTSGLGRAFSGEAAIGDDATAIASNPAIMTLLGDNAVSAGLAFISPDLTVKGRINGVVPANDGGPGQHAFVPHLYATHKFNEEWAVGLALHSRFGLSTDYGNSFAAGAVADNSEIKTIYISPKLSYKATDRLSLGVGFDAVYADGELTNQVNGAKLLGLQGDDWGYGFNIGLLYEFSDKTRIGLAYHSSIDLKLDGDASSDTGFPLLIPPGGKSDATLEAELPDSIEFSVYHEINNCWAIHGDILWTRWSTFDELAPQTDDFGPLPVTPENWKDTFRLAVGATYKHNDKWTFRAGAAFDESPVRNAEDRTLRIPDSDRYWLSTGATYQINDCYSVDLAFTYIFSEKVKIVEALGPGATFEGTSEGDVSILGISVNGKF; translated from the coding sequence ATGAGCCATCCAAGATACTTAGCACCCGTTGCTATTACCTTCCTTGCTGTCCACTCAGCCCACTCAGCAGGCTTTGCCCTGCAAGAACGCTCCACCTCTGGCTTAGGCCGCGCATTTTCAGGTGAAGCCGCTATTGGAGATGATGCCACAGCTATCGCCTCCAACCCAGCCATCATGACCCTGCTGGGAGATAATGCCGTCTCGGCAGGACTTGCCTTTATAAGCCCCGATCTGACAGTTAAAGGAAGAATCAACGGAGTCGTCCCCGCCAATGATGGAGGCCCAGGCCAGCATGCTTTCGTCCCCCATCTTTACGCCACACACAAATTCAACGAAGAGTGGGCAGTCGGTTTAGCCCTTCACTCCAGATTTGGTCTCAGCACAGATTATGGAAATAGCTTCGCTGCGGGAGCAGTTGCAGACAACAGTGAGATCAAAACCATCTATATCAGCCCAAAGCTCAGCTACAAGGCAACTGACAGACTCTCACTAGGCGTAGGCTTTGATGCCGTTTATGCTGACGGAGAGCTCACCAACCAAGTCAACGGAGCAAAATTGCTGGGCCTCCAAGGAGATGACTGGGGCTACGGATTCAATATCGGCTTACTCTACGAGTTTTCAGACAAAACCCGAATCGGTCTAGCCTATCACTCCAGTATTGATTTGAAGCTTGATGGTGACGCCAGTTCAGACACCGGCTTCCCTCTCCTCATTCCACCCGGAGGAAAAAGCGATGCCACCCTGGAAGCCGAACTCCCGGATTCCATCGAATTCAGTGTCTATCACGAGATCAACAATTGCTGGGCAATCCACGGAGACATCCTTTGGACCCGCTGGAGCACGTTTGATGAGCTAGCTCCCCAGACAGACGACTTCGGTCCACTTCCTGTGACACCAGAGAACTGGAAAGACACCTTCCGCTTGGCGGTAGGTGCCACCTATAAACACAATGACAAGTGGACATTCCGTGCTGGCGCGGCATTTGATGAATCCCCTGTCCGGAATGCCGAAGACCGCACCCTCCGTATTCCCGATTCTGACCGCTATTGGCTTAGTACAGGCGCCACCTACCAGATCAATGACTGCTACTCAGTCGATCTCGCCTTCACCTATATTTTCTCGGAAAAAGTCAAAATAGTCGAAGCCCTGGGGCCTGGAGCTACATTTGAGGGAACTTCCGAGGGGGACGTCAGTATCCTCGGCATCTCCGTGAACGGTAAGTTTTAA
- a CDS encoding HPr family phosphocarrier protein, with protein sequence MPTKEFTITNKLGIHARPAAQFVKTANAYEADITVEKDGEEVDGKSIMGLMMLAAGHGSLLTITTEGTDADAALQALGDLIARDFEE encoded by the coding sequence ATGCCTACAAAGGAATTCACCATCACCAATAAGCTCGGTATTCACGCCAGACCTGCGGCTCAGTTCGTGAAGACAGCCAACGCCTATGAAGCAGACATCACTGTGGAAAAAGATGGTGAAGAAGTCGATGGCAAGAGCATTATGGGTCTGATGATGTTGGCGGCTGGACACGGCTCACTCCTCACGATCACAACCGAAGGAACTGATGCAGATGCTGCACTTCAAGCTCTAGGTGACCTTATCGCCAGAGACTTTGAGGAGTAA